Genomic window (Equus asinus isolate D_3611 breed Donkey chromosome 13, EquAss-T2T_v2, whole genome shotgun sequence):
AAATCAGTATTTAAATTATGAGGACAATGAAATGTCTCCAAATAAGCTAAGAAAAACACTGTGTAAGAGGTGTAAATGGGATGAATAACTTGGATTTCTGGTTAAATATGGTGTATTGAACACAGGCATTTAATTTTATACCTTCCTCAAATCCtattaaaatgatagaaataagATACAAAAATGATATGAACCCACAAGTACAAataggagaggagaagagaaaacaaagcaatctGAATCGTGGAGAAGGAGGAACTGATGTGGCAGAGAGGAAAATGCAGAAACAAAGGGGTTTGCATGTGGGATACCAATAAGAGCATACATTCATCCACtccttcatttaataaacatttgttgagtgcctaatATGTCCTAAGCAACGTTCTAGACACTGGGGTTACAGCAGTgaactaaaaagacaaaaattcctTCCTTCATGGCGCTACAGACTAGTtgagaaaagatagataaaaaataaatcaaatatgtATTATGATAAAGGGGAAAAACAAAGCACATAAGTGGAATAAGAAATGTCATGGAATAGTGAAGAAATATTGTCTGGGGTGGCCTGGAAAGGCCTTACTAAGTGTCTTTTGAGAAAAGAcctggaggaagtggaggagCTGTCCACACGGATTCTTGGGGTAAGAAACTTTCAGGCAGAGTGAGCAACTAGTGCGAATGCCCTCCTGTGGTGGAAGCGTGCATGGTTGCTCCATccaacagcaaggaggccagtgtggctggagtgggtGAGCGAGGGGGAGAGGAGTGAGCTATAAATGAGAAAGACAACACTTGTGGAGACCTCAAGATGGAAGCTGAGGAATTTTCACTTCCAATATGGCCAAGTAATCGCCTATAGGACTGACCTTCCTAGATATAATAACTATAAATTCtgggcaaaatgaaaaaaaaatttaatttaaaaaacaaaaccctaccTGAGGgcactggattaaaaaaaaaagccgtGCTACCTAACACTTGGAAAAAACCTGACATTAGTTAACACTCAGGAGAAGGGAATTGAGTGAGTTGAGTTTCCATTTTTCACAGCTTTTAGTCTAAGGGCAGGCCATCTAAAGCTAAGTAGAAAATCCTCAGTCTTTCTAGCCTGAAGGACCGGAGAACAACCACAGCAGCTGGAAGGTGATGGGGAAACGTCAGAGAGAAGAGCGTCAGAGAGAGGAGACCTTAAATTCTGCATATAAACTCTGCCCAAATCCCCAGATAGTGCGTGAATCATACGTACACAAGACAGATATAAACAACCTAGCTACAGATAAAAATCTGAACCGAGATTTGAGATTCAAAGTCTGCATTTGCATCCATTAATTGTCTGCTAAAAGACACCTCAATGCTTTTCAGAGGACTACAACAGAACCCAAAATCTCTACAACATAATATTCACCGTGTCCAAGATTCAATTCCAGATTGCTTACAagcaaagaaacagataaatggGACccattctcaaaagaaaatacaatcaaTAGAGCCCAACTCCAAGACGACTCATATGTTGTAATTAGtagaaaaggattttaaaacagCTATTGTAACAATGtttaatgacataaaaatatgtttgtaaTGAATAAGCAGATAGGAAATCTCAGCAgataaataaaaaccataaaaataaatcaagtagaaattctaaaattgaaaaacacaatcagaaattaaaaattaacagcaGATAGAAGATGAGagaggaaagagtcagtgaacttgaagctAGATCTCCCCACTCACCTCCATGGGGGGACTATATCTTGGTATTTACAAAATTCAACTGCattcatttctttccaggccaGCTTCACTTCTCGAGTCTGTGAGCTCTCTAAGAGCAGAGACTTTATTTTGCTTGTGGTTGTAGCCCCTGAGCCAGGTGCACATAGGCCATTTGgttgttaaaaattaattaatatacaaaataaagtggAAAGTATGGTGGACTATACCCTACCTACTATATCTTATAATAACACACTTGGATAAGGGACTAACTCAATGCAGACCATGCCCTCTGCTTTGTCAAATAATATCGTGCTGACTTGGCATGGtgccttatttttttcctgagcaagACTGACACattggctcaaataaataaacattccTTCTTTGATTCACTTTTTTGGAGGCAATAAGTTCACATGTCAATGAAAAAGCTGATGCTTATAACCTCTCCTCTGAATTAACTTTTACACTTTCATGATAAATATTAAGGAACAATAAACTTTTCTTTAACTCTGCGTCTCTTTGTTTTTCAACGATCCACCTTGACTTGCCCCTGGCCTTCTGCATGGAGCCCACGTCACATCACTGAGATAGAAAAGCAGCCAGCTcgtgtgtgggggtgggaggagggtggggaggagatgccctgatttgtagtgtttgccagtTTCCTTGGTGTAAATATTTCCACCAAGGCCCTTCTCAAGCTACCGACGTGACCTCAAGATCCCAGAGCCAGGGCAAGCCATTGTCAGAAAGAACACGTGAGGTCAAGGACGAGGTGAAAGAGACACTCATAGAGACAAGCAGTGGAAGAGGATGTTTTATTCAAGACACGAATAGGAGCTTCCATTTTAACCATTAAAGACACTAATTTTTCTCTGAAATGAGGTCTGAGTAGCTGCTCATCACCACGACTTACTCATGCACAGTCTTAATTCTGGGGGTAAAAAGATGCTCAGGGTCTGAATTTTTTCTCTTACATCCCCCAGAAAAGTGACAACGAAAGAGTTGATGTGCATGGTCATTGGTCCTGTTTCCCACGAGATTTGGGAGCAATGAAAGTGGCAATTGCATGATTGAGACCTAAAAATCccctgggagagggagaaggcCCCTGAAGCCTGACCCTGAAATGTCCCTTTGAGGCACAGGGAAAATGTTCATTTGGGGACGAAGAGAGGAGCTGTGATTGCTGATtggctgggggagtgggggaggaggtGCTTTAACCAGGACAAAGAGCTGAGAAGGTGCGGAAAGAGACCTCCAACAGAAAGAAGGGCAAAGAAAATTTCTTGGGACCACAAGTGCAGACAGGATGCATGGAGCTGCTGCTTCTTGCCCAAGAGTTTAATGACAAGGTTCCTCCCCTCTGCATGCCAGCTAAGCAGGAGCTGGCAGGGTATTCCCTGACTTTGCCACCCAGCCAGACCTGGAGTCTGCCCCAAACACCATCACAGATATTCCCAGGCTGGAATTCCATCCAGAGACTGGTCATTTGATGCAATTGCATGTGGTCTGAAAAACAAACTCCCACTCAAACATACTGTACTTGGGGAGACTGCAATCTTGATGATCGCGTCTGCCAGAACTCAGGCCCACTCTGACCACAGGATCCTTCTTAAAGGCATGACCAACATAAGTGTGCGCAATTCCACCATGTAATTTTTGTCTGGGAAATGAAATACCTCTGTCGTTACGTCATTTTCCTGAGCATAGCGATCccttaaaagaataaaacctaAGTAAGATCCTTTCCCAAAGCTGGTTGTTGAATTAACCTTCTTTTCGTATTCTCTCTTATCTTCCAGGACCTTGTACAGCTTTCGTACACAATCTCGTTTTATCCTCAAAACAATGCATGGAGGTATGTTTTATTATTCTTAGTTCCTGGTCCAGCCCAGAATTCCCACTTcacctttccctcctcccagtgGAAGGCAACATTGGGCAGCCTGGCTAAACCACGTCTGAGGAATTGGTTCCCTGTGACAACCCTTACCCCCCTCCCCTGACCCACAGGCCTGACACAAAGACACTGCCGGAAACTCCTGACAGCTGCCAAGCGGGTAGCTGCAGCGTCCTGGAGAGGAATGCTAAACGCACAACAGAGCATTTCTAATCTAGTTTTtatgggcctggggctggggaagggctgGTGACCAGCCAAAGACGGGtggcacaatgatgaaatcatgcAAGCCCACAGCACCGATTCATGTCGTGGTGGGAACGGGGACAGGCCTTTGTGCCAACCAGAATGTTCCTGGTTACACACTGCAGTTAAAAATAGTGATGGCTCAGGAGTGGGCATGGTGGTCAGAAAGAAATCTTACTTTATctgtaatattctaatttttttaaaagaaagcatattCATGCATTAGTTATATAGTTCTAAGTTCTCTTTAACATTCTAATAATTCTTAGCCCAGAGCTGTTGGGCAGACGGAAAAACATGAATGcctgtaaaatgcttagcagaaTGCCTGGGACACGGAAAATCTTTCAGCCTTCGTTGGCTGTTACCTCCCACCCCTCTGATCGTCGTTATCACCGCACACTGTTTCTCATTTGGTGCCTGAATCTGTAGCCTGGCAGGAGGCTGGAGTCCGACTGGGCCTTTTCCTTaatctccttcttctcctcagagGGGCTGCTCCCATCGCATTTGCAGACTTCACAAGAATTCTCCTGCTTGTGTCATCTCTCGTCGCTCATTGTTTGCAGTGTTTCTGTTAGCACAGCTGCTTCTGGGGTCTGGGAAAGCTCTGAGGACCCCGGGGGATACACATGACAGCAGGTTTGTGGAGCTGGTGGACGGGGAGGGGGTGTGTAAGCAGCCTCCACATCCTGTTCCCACATCTCGTCCGGCAGGCCACCACCCCTTCTCTTCCTGTGGATTCCCCTGGGCTGGCTCGGAGGAAGGGCCTGTCCGCACCCTGGCTTCGGTGGACTTCCTTTTGAGCTCACCCACAGGGGGCACATGAGAGCTGGGTGCTCACCGCATCTTAGACCCTCCCAGCTTCACTCATAGGGCCGGGTCCCCTCTGTCCCTGACATTCATCCAGGGACAGGGTAGTAACTGGAAGGAAGCTCAGAGCCTCCAGGGGCTTCCAGCAAGTGGTCCCAGCTCTCCCCTCCACAGCAACCTAGCCCATCTTTCTTCCATGAGCTCCAAGGGTCTGTCCCCACACTGCACATCTCTCTGTCCAGAATGTCCAATGACGCTCATCTGCCCCCATCCCTTTAGTCTCCGTACGGAAAGCCAAGGGCCGAAGACTTGAGTCACCATCCTGGCCCTGCACCTAAGAACCAGCCTTTTCCTCCTACACCGGTGGCTCCCAACTTCTCTGCACCTTAGAATCGCCTCGGACCCTTTGGAGACTCCAAAGTCCTGGCCACGTGCCGGAGCAGTGGACTCACACTCTCTGGGCTTGGGCAGGCTTCAGTGGGTTTCTGTAAGCCCCCCAAGCAATGCCAATGTGTGGACAAGTTTGAAAGCTACTGTGCTCCCACCCAGCACCAAGAGCCCCACAAACGGCCAGGCCCCACGCTAGGCGCTTTGAGTAAGTGGTACCCgtctctgcttcagtgacccctTCTTGATTTCCGGTCTCCAAATGTCAGGATGGATTTCTTCACATGTTAGTGAAAAGCTGCTGGGTAGTTATCAGCTGTTGTCAAGTTGTGTACACAGTGCGCTCACTGaagctgaaataaattaaaatgcttAGACGCATGTGCAAAACCACGATCAAAATTCTCCAGCCACACACTCACATATTAACTGTGTTTATAAACAATAAAGGTGAAGACGGAAGCTAATGAAAGATGGGCTTgattttttacaaataaaattccaGGAAACAAACACATATTAGATCccctttaaaaatttcaatatgaAGTATATAATATCCAAAAGTTTCTCATGGGGTTGCAATTATCTGCAAATTTTTCAGTACTTGAACAATTTGATACActgtttcatcatttttatttctctaactaATTGCACCCTGCTTCTCCCTGTGAAAAGAACATGGGTAGACAAACGAATCTTCTCTATTCACTTGATTCAATTATGCACATGTAATTTTGGACATGTGTTGCCTTTAACAGAACTCGATTTCTTTGACTCTCAAATCTTTGGGTCAGTTTGTCCAGTCCTTTATAACTGTCTCGGTCTGCTAAAAACATTGGCTCTTCcagtgctggcccagtggcatagtggttaaattcacacgttctgtttcagcagcccagggttcacgggttcggatcctggacatggacctacacactgctcatcaaggcatgctgtggcagcatcccacgtacaaaatagaggaagattggcacagatgttagctcagtgacaatctccctcaagcaaaaagaggaaaattgacaacggatgttagctcagagccaatcttcctcatcaaaaaaaaaaaaaaaaagttggctcTTCCTTGGGAAAAGGCACATATGTGAAAGTAACTTTCACACAATTTCTGGGATCACCCAAATTCCTCAAGTCCCCCAGTTCCCCAGTTGAGTccaaaaatgaggaaagagaagtcCAAAAGGCTGAGGTGACTCAAGCTGCCAGTTAATCAGGATTCGAACTCGGATCTCCGACCCTACGGCCATTCAGGAGAGACAAGCCCAGGGCCGCTTTACCTCTGTTCAAAGCTTGATTCTGCTGCCTACTGGCTGTGCGATGTGTGCACGTTACATCACCCCTCAGTGCCTCGGTTTCCCTAGCTGaagatgggggcagggggtgaaAACAGAGCCTTCCTCACTTGCTCGTCTCCATTAGCCCTACAGTCGTGTTTGCTGTAATTATTTACAAGCGAGGAAAGAGCTCAGGGAGGTAAACCGTTGCCCTAGGTCACCAAGCTGCCGAGTGATGTGGCTCCAAAACCTGCAGTCTTGACACTCACCACCCTGGGTCCCCAGTTCCTCCTAGACCCTGTGTGCACAGTCGTCACCAACAGGGACCAGAGTAGGGCACAGGAAGTCCGGGATCTGCTCTCAGGAAGCAGCCTTCAAGTTCAACACGGCGAGCCACTTCTCCTGCAGAGGAAGGGCCGGTGAGAGGAACAGGAGGGATGGTGGTCAGCGCTGTGTGGAGGGAAATAAAgcctgggggggcggggggctgctGCCCAGGAGGGGCCTGGCCTCTGGCTCCCTCCCTCGAGGTTGTAGAAACAGCCAGTGCCAGCAGCTCTGGGTGCCAGCAGCACTGGGTGACAGCAGCTCGGGGTGACAGCACAGACTGGGCTTCCTGGGAGTGTCCAGCTGCAGGAagctcagagcagccctgggctgggaacTCTGAAACCCCTCCCTCCCCGGACCTGTGGGCTGGGTTGTGGGAcactttcagttttgtttcttcttcaacaagaaacagaaactcaACAGGAAGACTCCGGAGCCCAGAAATGGAGGGAGCCCTCCAGGTGTGCAGGAACTGGTAAGGAGTCGCTTTCTCTGGCAGCGGACCTGGAcctggggctggccagtgggaggGGCAGATGGGACAAGGCTGCTTCAGAAGTGGGGACACGAAGTTCGGTGCATAACAACGCCCAGGAGGGACGGGGTGGGACTGGGGCCCCCTGGGGTAGGAGGGTTTAAACTCAGTGGCTCTCTGACAGGATGAGACCATGAGAGGTGGTCATGGTTACCTTAACGTCACTGACCCCTGCCCGCCTCCCTGAGATATTTTGGACTTTCTGGGACAATCCAATCCTGAAGCCAAATAGCCAGGCTAATGGTCCCTGCTGGGCTACTCATACTGTCAAGACCTTGAGTCCTAATTTGGGGTTCTGATCATAGGGTCTTCACAGCAGTCATTGAAAGAAAGGGGCCCACGGACATTCTCTGGGACTGCTCCCACCCCACCTTGAGAGGGAGCTGTGAGGTGGGGTAAGAGGGACAGAGCAGGCGTCTAGGACCACCCCTCTAACTCAGGGGGACCTAGCCGAGGAGCGCCTCACTCTCAAAGCTCCCTCCCTGTTGGGGAACCAGGAGGGTCCTTCCCGGAGAGCTTTGCTCCGGCCAGACCCTCCTGGCTCCCTGGTGTCTGAACCAGCTCagcaagaagagaggagaggacggGGCAGGAAGAGCAGAAGGGCAAGGCCAGGCAGAGGGGCAGGAATAGAGGGAGGGAAAGTGAAGCAGTCTCAGTGCCATCCGCCTGGGCAGTACAGAAGCCACCAGCCTGCTCAGATCGAGAGGACCCGGGCTCCAGCTACTCCCCTCGGGCCACATCCCGTGTGCCAGGGACTCAGGTGTGCAACGCTCATCATCGCTGGGGTCTTCAGGGCCCGTCACTGAGTTTCCTTCCTCCCAAGCTGCCACAAGCAAGAGCTGGTTGAAATGAAAGGAGGCATTCTTCATGAGGAGGAGTGTTAAGATCCCCCTGCCCAGGACCTGGGAGGCTCAGAGGCTTGCGTTCTTCGGGGTCTCCGAGAAGGGCCTCGGGACCTCTCTGCAGGTCGCACAGGTCAGCTGGAGGCAGGGCCTCGGTGGATGGCCTCTCGCTCTCGGACACGTGGGGAGCTCTTGCTGTGGAGATTCTGAGTCTGCGTTGCCCTTGCAGGAGGCGTGGGCTTGGCGGGACTGGATCCCAACCGGCCGTGGGCCAAGCAGGGGAACActtgaaaacaagacaaaatattggaaagaatTTGATATTTGTTCgttcatttttaaaacagttttaccGAAGTACAGTTGCCATAAACTGCATTTACGGTACAATTTTGAAGTGCACCATCTGACATGTTTGACATAGgtatatacccatgaaaccatcaccacaaccaagatAATGAGCCtgtccatcacccccaaaagtttcctcagTTCCATTGGTGATCTCTCCCTCCCGCTCCTTCccagccaccccccaccccggccccgggCAATGTGAGAGCTTTGTAGAGCATCCTTAcacttattttatgattttgcttTGTTCTGATTGGGGACCAACATGAGGAGAGGGCATCACCGTCATATTTTCAATGCTTGAGGCCTTGAAAGATCTTCACGCAGCAGCTGGGGTATGAAATATGACTCCATGTTTTATACCAAGAAATAAgcctctttttcttcccccttgcTCCTGCAGCAAAAGAAGCATGACCTCCGCCCACTTGGCCCTCCACGAGGCCCACTGCCTGCTGTTCCTGACCCTCTGCCCCGAGTGCAAGGGACCCGTCCTCCAGGCGAAGATGGAAGAGCATTGCGAGAGTGGGCACCAGGAGGTGAGGAGGCAGACGCGGAGCAGTGGGAGACCCGTCAGAATCTAGTCCTCGCCACAGCAACTTGCTTGGCAGCTCTGGGCAAACCATCTGGGCCCTACTCACCCCAGCCCCTGTCTGTGAAGTGAAAACGGTCATTCTGCCTTTCTCACGCTGAACTGAGTCCACGCCCCGGTTTTCCCATTTCCAATCCTTTCCCCGCAGGCTGATGGGTTCGGCCAAGATGAGGGGTCCCTGTTTCGGGAAAAGTTGAATGTTCTTTTGAGATTTGTGAAGAGGGCAAGCAGGCAAGGAAAGTTCTAGATGGCAGTCATGACTGACGTCAATCAAAGGCTGACTTTTCTTTCCTGCTCTTTCATGTCCATCCCTCCTGGGGTCCCTCGTCTGTCTGTCTGGAGACCCTCTAGCCCAGGCATCCATTTCAACTCAGCGGGTCCCACAAACACTTCTTTTGCACGAGGCTGGTGCTGCAGGGAGACTGAGGTCCCCGCACCTGATCCCCGGCCCCGAGGAGCTCACAGACCCCGACCAAAAGCACAGGGCAGATGTGGAGAGAGGCCGCAGGAACTGGGTGGGaactgtgtctctctctgtgtttaGGTCGGGTGTGCAATGTGTCAGCAGAGCGTGCCGAAGCACTCGCTGGAGCTTCATGAGGTGAGAGTCAAGTGTGCTTGCTCCTTAACCACCAAGCAGCCAgcctggaggagaggaagggcgAGGAGGGGCTGGCAACAAAGATTTCCACCGAACCTCTCTCTTCTCACCCAAGTCGGCTTAGGGAACAACAGAGAACTAGCCCACCACAGGGACACAGGTCCTGCTGTCTGGTCAGAAGGGCTTGCCCCAGTCCATGAGCCCAAGAGAGCTCTATTCCCAGAGGAGAGTCCCCGCTCTGGCACTTTCTCTTATTGGCCTCTGTCCCCTAGGGAAATAACACAGATCCACCCAACTGACCAACAGGGCTGCAGTTGCTGCAGGCCAGTGACCATGCCTGTGCTGCCTGCCTCCCCACAGGCCACGGAATGCAGGGACCGCCCCGTTGCGTGTCAGTTCTGTGAGCTGGCCGTGCGCCTCAGTAAGGCAGAGATCCATGAGTACCACTGTGGAAGCCGGACTCAGCTCTGCCCAGACTGCGACCAGCCCATCATGCTCCGAGCACTGGCCCAGCACAAGGATGTGTGTCAGGGCAAACAGGCCCAGCTTGGGAAAGGTGAGCAGTGCAGGctggggaggaaaagggaagcGT
Coding sequences:
- the XAF1 gene encoding XIAP-associated factor 1, coding for MVVSAVWREIKPGGAGGCCPGGAWPLAPSLEVVETASASSSGCQQHWVTAARGDSTDWASWECPAAGSSEQPWAGNSETPPSPDLWAGLWDTFSFVSSSTRNRNSTGRLRSPEMEGALQVCRNCKRSMTSAHLALHEAHCLLFLTLCPECKGPVLQAKMEEHCESGHQEVGCAMCQQSVPKHSLELHEATECRDRPVACQFCELAVRLSKAEIHEYHCGSRTQLCPDCDQPIMLRALAQHKDVCQGKQAQLGKGKEISASECKFSCWYCNQMIPGDKYSHHVDKCRTVSESVKYFPVGKPRIPPPSLPSQAAEDQSSTAEKDVRPKKKSKNKFPLPSEKSTKQAPRGTNKTMDLPLKSKPKARITSPIEDEAAYDILRRCSQCGILLPLPTLNQHQEKCLRLASSKGKQVRNSS